Proteins from one Sphaeramia orbicularis chromosome 17, fSphaOr1.1, whole genome shotgun sequence genomic window:
- the rnf182 gene encoding E3 ubiquitin-protein ligase RNF182 codes for MMIELQSPDEGGGSSRNMDVPSTEELECKICYCAYNLGSRRPKVLECCHRLCSKCLAKILDLGESPPNGVVCPFCRYVTRLPGEAVGNLPDDCNLVAALALKGRNQRNLHLHQEVPTELLLNPRHLSSLMTLPTPSSSSTSSSNTTYSSIRGSPNFVVITIMEPPPASTSAQDLHLHRLNGGYRSSSLDSMASITQRWTVWNCAALLCQTSARALVWVLGLLYFSSLPMGVYLLIMQRTTLGVLLVSLVPASLVMIMVYGLCQCICHEFWDCMPP; via the coding sequence ATGATGATTGAGCTGCAGAGCCCTGACGAAGGCGGCGGTAGCAGCAGAAACATGGACGTACCGAGCACAGAGGAGCTGGAGTGTAAGATCTGCTACTGTGCATACAACCTGGGGAGTCGTAGGCCCAAGGTGCTCGAGTGCTGCCACCGTTTGTGCTCGAAATGCCTCGCTAAGATCTTGGACCTTGGGGAATCGCCCCCAAACGGTGTGGTGTGCCCTTTTTGCCGCTACGTCACCCGACTACCAGGGGAGGCAGTGGGTAACCTGCCGGACGACTGCAACCTGGTGGCAGCGCTGGCCCTCAAGggcaggaaccagaggaacctcCACCTTCACCAAGAGGTGCCCACGGAGCTGCTTCTCAACCCCAGACACCTGAGCTCTCTGATGACTCTACCCACACCTTCGTCCTCCTCCACGTCGTCCAGTAACACCACCTACTCCTCCATCCGAGGCTCTCCTAACTTTGTTGTCATCACTATCATGGAGCCTCCTCCGGCATCCACGTCGGCCCAGGACCTGCACCTCCACCGGCTGAACGGGGGCTACCGCTCCTCCAGTCTGGACTCCATGGCGTCCATCACGCAGAGGTGGACCGTGTGGAACTGTGCAGCCCTCCTGTGCCAGACCTCCGCCCGGGCTCTGGTGTGGGTGCTGGGGCTGCTGTACTTCAGCTCGCTGCCCATGGGGGTCTACCTGCTCATCATGCAGAGGACAACACTCGGGGTTCTTCTTGTGAGCCTGGTTCCCGCCAGCCTGGTCATGATCATGGTCTACGGCCTCTGCCAGTGCATCTGCCATGAATTCTGGGACTGCATGCCACCGTAA